A genomic stretch from Pomacea canaliculata isolate SZHN2017 linkage group LG2, ASM307304v1, whole genome shotgun sequence includes:
- the LOC112556177 gene encoding tripartite motif-containing protein 2-like isoform X2, which translates to MAATQDNMTCAVCTEVYTSPRFLPCHHTFCLECLEELAKRHGDTIPCPTCRAPVTVPPGGVCDLQVNFYFTEEALERARSEGSRSMCPVHNKECAIFFCTQCDQAICIRCKLTKHEGHVTEDLSDAVARCKQTIEHELDRLDAALAYNTFTKFNLKLSDEHLQEKKVALAKQIQVRHDAIVAMAGRYRDQAMRNLQKMSESLRNEFTAITQPIIDEENSIFELQERAVHALSSACDMEILEVEREMTRRGRAERLTELRAGLPTLYYLPGLDGDFTNDIENCVKMYIGSPVKLTKQIGDSHSFTINSRCGDGECCEVHALRQKEDKRIEVFYGGTGGDFSKERSGILMNYDSKRTIADQEYGKRVSPITRRDHILEWEGQEKRILASKDAGMYCINQNCTTGECFISLIKLQQTGEKETWCFGLPLIHPEVNRIQNFDADKDGMLFAVVDEDKDETSNDESCRRDGNSTRKERSRRVVRVYSNQSNKPVATYTPPVQPFFPTDVCFWGKKLLVISDWMNDCVHVTQVDDDEITFDSYLPVDMVRPTALNVGFQGELLIGCGDGLILQCLFSASLYEK; encoded by the exons ATGGCTGCTACTCAGGATAACATGACGTGTGCAGTCTGCACAGAAGTTTACACATCACCGAGGTTTCTACCCTGTCATCACACCTTCTGTCTTGAGTGTCTAGAGGAGCTGGCAAAGAGACATGGAGACACCATCCCGTGTCCTACCTGTAGAGCTCCTGTTACTGTACCgccaggtggtgtgtgtgatctacAAGTCAACTTCTACTTCACGGAGGAAGCTCTGGAGAGGGCGCGGAGTGAGGGAAGTCGCTCCATGTGTCCTGTACACAATAAGGAGTGTGCTATATTTTTCTGTACACAGTGTGACCAAGCCATCTGTATAAGATGTAAGCTGACCAAACACGAGGGACACGTTACAGAAGATCTGTCAGATGCAGTCGCTCGCTGTAAACAAACGATTGAACATGAACTGGATCGTCTTGACGCTGCACTTGCTTATAATACATTCACCAAATTTAATTTGAAACTATCTGATGAgcatttacaagaaaagaaagttgcATTAGCGAAGCAG ATTCAAGTCCGGCATGATGCCATCGTGGCTATGGCAGGAAGATATCGTGACCAGGCGATGAGAAAtcttcagaaaatgtcagaGAGTCTGAGGAACGAGTTTACCGCCATAACACAGCCAATAATAGACGAGGAGAACTCTATCTTCGAGCTTCAGGAACGAGCTGTACACGCGCTGAGTTCAGCCTGTGACATGGAGATCctggaggtggagagagagatgacacgGAGAGGACGCGCCGAGCGGTTGACAGAACTAAGGGCTGGGTTGCCTACTTTATATTATCTACCTGGACTCGATGGGGATTTCACTAACGACATTGAAAACTGCGTCAAGATGTACATAGGATCGCCAGTGAAGCTGACAAAACAGATTGGAGATAGTCACAGTTTTACTATCAATAGCAGATGCGGAGATGGCGAATGTTGTGAGGTGCACGCGTTGCGGCAAAAGGAGGATAAACGTATCGAGGTATTTTATGGGGGAACGGGAGGTGACTTCTCTAAAGAGAGGTCAGGGATTTTAATGAATTATGATTCTAAAAGAACTATTGCTGATCAAGAGTACGGAAAAAGAGTATCACCAATCACACGAAGAGATCACATATTGGAATGGGAAGGACAAGAGAAGAGAATTCTTGCTTCAAAGGATGCCGGCATGTATTGTATAAATCAGAACTGTACGACAGGTGAGTGTTTTATAAGTTTAATTAAGTTACAACAAACAGGAGAGAAGGAGACATGGTGTTTCGGTCTTCCTTTAATCCATCCAGAAGTAAACAGGATACAGAACTTTGATGCTGACAAAGACGGGATGTTGTTTGCTGTGGTAGACGAAGATAAAGATGAAACTTCAAATGATGAATCATGTAGGAGAGATGGAAACAGCACGCGCAAAGAAAGGTCCCGTCGTGTTGTACGTGTTTATTCCAATCAATCTAACAAACCTGTAGCCACCTATACACCACCAGTACAACCGTTTTTCCCAACAGACGTCTGCTTTTGGGGCAAAAAGTTGTTGGTGATTTCTGATTGGATGAACGACTGCGTACACGTTACACAGGTAGATGACGATGAGATCACATTTGACAGCTACCTGCCAGTCGACATGGTGCGGCCAACAGCTTTAAATGTTGGCTTTCAGGGCGAGCTGCTCATTGGGTGTGGCGATGGCTTGATTCTACAATGTTTGTTTTCCGCTTCTCTCTATGAAAAGTAG
- the LOC112556177 gene encoding tripartite motif-containing protein 2-like isoform X1, which yields MALGDGFQNELGVYNLLNIGTYKNYSSNMAATQDNMTCAVCTEVYTSPRFLPCHHTFCLECLEELAKRHGDTIPCPTCRAPVTVPPGGVCDLQVNFYFTEEALERARSEGSRSMCPVHNKECAIFFCTQCDQAICIRCKLTKHEGHVTEDLSDAVARCKQTIEHELDRLDAALAYNTFTKFNLKLSDEHLQEKKVALAKQIQVRHDAIVAMAGRYRDQAMRNLQKMSESLRNEFTAITQPIIDEENSIFELQERAVHALSSACDMEILEVEREMTRRGRAERLTELRAGLPTLYYLPGLDGDFTNDIENCVKMYIGSPVKLTKQIGDSHSFTINSRCGDGECCEVHALRQKEDKRIEVFYGGTGGDFSKERSGILMNYDSKRTIADQEYGKRVSPITRRDHILEWEGQEKRILASKDAGMYCINQNCTTGECFISLIKLQQTGEKETWCFGLPLIHPEVNRIQNFDADKDGMLFAVVDEDKDETSNDESCRRDGNSTRKERSRRVVRVYSNQSNKPVATYTPPVQPFFPTDVCFWGKKLLVISDWMNDCVHVTQVDDDEITFDSYLPVDMVRPTALNVGFQGELLIGCGDGLILQCLFSASLYEK from the exons ATGGCTCTTGG ggaTGGTTTTCAAAATGAACTAGGAGTTTATAACTTGCTTAACATTGGAACATACAAAAATTACTCATCGAACATGGCTGCTACTCAGGATAACATGACGTGTGCAGTCTGCACAGAAGTTTACACATCACCGAGGTTTCTACCCTGTCATCACACCTTCTGTCTTGAGTGTCTAGAGGAGCTGGCAAAGAGACATGGAGACACCATCCCGTGTCCTACCTGTAGAGCTCCTGTTACTGTACCgccaggtggtgtgtgtgatctacAAGTCAACTTCTACTTCACGGAGGAAGCTCTGGAGAGGGCGCGGAGTGAGGGAAGTCGCTCCATGTGTCCTGTACACAATAAGGAGTGTGCTATATTTTTCTGTACACAGTGTGACCAAGCCATCTGTATAAGATGTAAGCTGACCAAACACGAGGGACACGTTACAGAAGATCTGTCAGATGCAGTCGCTCGCTGTAAACAAACGATTGAACATGAACTGGATCGTCTTGACGCTGCACTTGCTTATAATACATTCACCAAATTTAATTTGAAACTATCTGATGAgcatttacaagaaaagaaagttgcATTAGCGAAGCAG ATTCAAGTCCGGCATGATGCCATCGTGGCTATGGCAGGAAGATATCGTGACCAGGCGATGAGAAAtcttcagaaaatgtcagaGAGTCTGAGGAACGAGTTTACCGCCATAACACAGCCAATAATAGACGAGGAGAACTCTATCTTCGAGCTTCAGGAACGAGCTGTACACGCGCTGAGTTCAGCCTGTGACATGGAGATCctggaggtggagagagagatgacacgGAGAGGACGCGCCGAGCGGTTGACAGAACTAAGGGCTGGGTTGCCTACTTTATATTATCTACCTGGACTCGATGGGGATTTCACTAACGACATTGAAAACTGCGTCAAGATGTACATAGGATCGCCAGTGAAGCTGACAAAACAGATTGGAGATAGTCACAGTTTTACTATCAATAGCAGATGCGGAGATGGCGAATGTTGTGAGGTGCACGCGTTGCGGCAAAAGGAGGATAAACGTATCGAGGTATTTTATGGGGGAACGGGAGGTGACTTCTCTAAAGAGAGGTCAGGGATTTTAATGAATTATGATTCTAAAAGAACTATTGCTGATCAAGAGTACGGAAAAAGAGTATCACCAATCACACGAAGAGATCACATATTGGAATGGGAAGGACAAGAGAAGAGAATTCTTGCTTCAAAGGATGCCGGCATGTATTGTATAAATCAGAACTGTACGACAGGTGAGTGTTTTATAAGTTTAATTAAGTTACAACAAACAGGAGAGAAGGAGACATGGTGTTTCGGTCTTCCTTTAATCCATCCAGAAGTAAACAGGATACAGAACTTTGATGCTGACAAAGACGGGATGTTGTTTGCTGTGGTAGACGAAGATAAAGATGAAACTTCAAATGATGAATCATGTAGGAGAGATGGAAACAGCACGCGCAAAGAAAGGTCCCGTCGTGTTGTACGTGTTTATTCCAATCAATCTAACAAACCTGTAGCCACCTATACACCACCAGTACAACCGTTTTTCCCAACAGACGTCTGCTTTTGGGGCAAAAAGTTGTTGGTGATTTCTGATTGGATGAACGACTGCGTACACGTTACACAGGTAGATGACGATGAGATCACATTTGACAGCTACCTGCCAGTCGACATGGTGCGGCCAACAGCTTTAAATGTTGGCTTTCAGGGCGAGCTGCTCATTGGGTGTGGCGATGGCTTGATTCTACAATGTTTGTTTTCCGCTTCTCTCTATGAAAAGTAG